A genomic stretch from Streptosporangium album includes:
- a CDS encoding type I restriction-modification system subunit M, translated as MSGNHQKYADFIWSVADLLRGDYRQSEYGKVILPLTVLRRLDCVLEPTKEAVLAKAKELNGSTLPEGAKDRMLRSVSGESFYNKSDLDFKKLVRDSDHVAMNLRAYIGGFSDGAIEVLEKYRFDEQITRLEEAGLLYLVTSKFATIDLHPDVVDNHQMGYVFEELIRKFSEISNETAGEHFTPREVIRLMVNLLMAPDDEDVMTPGIVRTIYDPACGTGGILSAAEEHITRYNKKATVKVAGQELNPESWAICRSDMMLKGQDPSQIVLGNSFVLRGHEDRKFDYLLANPPFGVEWKKVQKQVQDEADNLGWAGRFGAGTPRINDGSFLFLQHMISHMKPVEQGGSRIAIVFNGSPLFTGAAESGESNIRRWILENDWLEAIVALPDQLFYNTGISTYFWILSNRKAAVLKDKVILLDARGCWTKMRKSLGDKRKLIPDEQIADLTAIYKDALAIAADEEHEHHAKLKIFPRHAFGYQRITVERPLRQRFEVTGQTAEAVGEAKAVAKFEQRAALLAALGSLSGTACATKLEFAGKLDAALAEHGLSKLPKPVEAAIWNEVAVSDPGGQLQTDRKNNPLPDADLRDNENVPLTSMNSTPAEREAEIEEYLRREVLPHVPDAWVDHSKTKVGFEIPFTRHFYVYTPPRPLEEIDAELKALEAEIQKLLGEVTK; from the coding sequence GTGAGCGGTAACCACCAGAAGTACGCGGACTTCATCTGGTCGGTCGCCGACCTGCTGCGCGGTGACTACCGGCAGTCGGAGTACGGCAAGGTCATCCTGCCCCTCACTGTGCTGCGCCGCCTTGACTGCGTGCTGGAGCCGACCAAGGAAGCAGTCCTGGCCAAGGCCAAGGAGCTCAATGGCAGCACCCTGCCCGAGGGGGCGAAGGACCGGATGCTCAGGAGTGTCTCGGGTGAGAGCTTCTACAACAAGAGCGATCTCGACTTCAAGAAGCTGGTCAGAGACTCCGACCACGTCGCCATGAACCTGCGCGCCTATATCGGCGGGTTCTCGGACGGCGCGATCGAGGTGCTGGAGAAATACCGCTTCGACGAGCAGATCACCCGGCTGGAGGAGGCCGGGCTGCTCTACCTGGTGACTTCGAAGTTCGCGACGATCGACCTGCACCCCGACGTCGTCGACAACCACCAGATGGGTTACGTCTTCGAGGAGCTGATCCGGAAGTTCTCCGAGATCTCCAACGAGACCGCCGGTGAGCACTTCACCCCGCGCGAGGTCATCCGGCTGATGGTCAACCTGCTGATGGCCCCCGACGACGAGGACGTGATGACGCCCGGCATCGTCCGGACCATCTACGACCCGGCCTGCGGCACCGGCGGCATCCTGTCGGCGGCCGAGGAGCACATCACCCGCTACAACAAGAAGGCCACGGTCAAGGTCGCCGGCCAGGAGCTCAACCCCGAGTCCTGGGCGATCTGCCGCTCGGACATGATGCTCAAGGGCCAGGACCCGTCCCAGATCGTTCTCGGCAACTCCTTCGTCCTCCGGGGCCACGAGGACAGGAAGTTCGACTATCTGCTGGCCAACCCGCCGTTCGGCGTGGAGTGGAAGAAGGTCCAGAAGCAGGTCCAGGACGAGGCCGACAACCTCGGCTGGGCAGGGCGCTTCGGCGCCGGAACACCCCGGATCAACGACGGCTCGTTCCTGTTCCTGCAGCACATGATCTCCCACATGAAGCCGGTCGAGCAGGGCGGCTCCCGCATCGCGATCGTCTTCAACGGCTCCCCGCTGTTCACCGGCGCGGCCGAGTCGGGGGAGTCGAACATCCGCCGCTGGATCCTGGAGAACGACTGGCTGGAGGCCATCGTGGCGCTGCCGGACCAGCTCTTCTACAACACCGGCATCTCCACCTATTTCTGGATCCTGTCCAACCGCAAGGCCGCTGTCTTGAAGGACAAGGTGATCCTGCTGGACGCGCGGGGATGCTGGACGAAGATGCGCAAGTCCCTCGGCGACAAGCGCAAGCTCATCCCCGACGAGCAGATCGCCGACCTGACGGCGATCTACAAGGACGCCCTGGCGATCGCCGCTGATGAGGAGCACGAGCACCACGCCAAGCTGAAGATCTTCCCCCGCCACGCCTTCGGCTACCAGCGCATCACCGTCGAACGCCCGCTCCGGCAGCGCTTCGAGGTCACCGGCCAGACCGCCGAGGCGGTGGGGGAGGCCAAGGCCGTCGCCAAGTTCGAGCAGCGTGCCGCGCTGCTCGCCGCTCTCGGGTCACTGTCCGGTACGGCGTGCGCCACGAAGCTGGAGTTCGCCGGGAAGCTGGACGCGGCCCTGGCCGAGCACGGGTTGAGCAAGCTCCCCAAGCCGGTCGAGGCCGCCATCTGGAACGAGGTCGCGGTCAGCGACCCTGGCGGCCAGCTCCAGACCGACCGGAAGAACAATCCGCTGCCCGATGCCGACCTGCGCGACAACGAGAACGTGCCGCTGACGTCGATGAACTCGACTCCGGCCGAGCGGGAAGCGGAGATCGAGGAGTATCTGCGGCGAGAAGTCCTGCCGCACGTCCCGGACGCCTGGGTGGACCATTCCAAGACCAAGGTGGGCTTCGAGATCCCGTTCACGCGGCACTTCTACGTGTATACGCCGCCACGGCCACTGGAAGAGATCGACGCGGAGCTGAAGGCGCTTGAGGCCGAGATCCAGAAGCTTCTGGGCGAGGTGACCAAGTGA
- a CDS encoding N-6 DNA methylase has protein sequence MRRDVQVTAADIARLAGVGRAAVSNWRRRHDDFPEPVGGTATSPAFSLGEIRTWLLSHGDGRKLPPDEWLWQDLRAVADDDELADLIADLGAFLAYTHRRGGDWTDLAAGDDATVAAKLPGRVREVIGAFPASLAADAVPLIRSIAALAAERGAPDAFEFLCERYFEVHSRRVYLTPPEIVALSLDLAEIDARTDARTVYDTRSDAGSDAGSAAWTVFDPACGAGGFLVGALDRLPGARVTGQDADRTTARLTAVRLALCTENADIRTGDSLRADAFPGDSADVVVSNPPFNDRGWGYEELTADPRWEYGLPPRMESELAWVQHALAHLKADGIAVLLMPPAVGNRRSGRRIRAQLLRRGALRAVVALPAGSVPNVAVALTLWILRRPAEARTPSHVLMVDTSAHPDDYAEVATAAWREFTEGRELDEPGVSRSVPLVDLLDDEVDLTPARYLSTASEDLSPERVTGARNRVVDLLRVLAELVPATTTEPRDLTLVPLSELLRRGMLTVHQQAPTRPGETSEVPDDSTVLTAEDVVAGRPASGKTPERAVQREILTRPGDVAVPQVVRVPVARVLTQGGAVLGTQLHLLRPDPAMLDPDFLAGFLCSSSNLRHYSSMSTNIRVDVRRAEVPLLPIEEQRAYGEAFRRLAAFESALRQAAELGENLIQLTADGLTHGSVRPYNDNDVKGNP, from the coding sequence ATGCGGCGAGACGTCCAGGTGACCGCTGCCGACATCGCGCGGCTGGCCGGAGTGGGCCGGGCGGCGGTGAGCAACTGGAGACGCCGCCACGACGACTTCCCCGAGCCGGTCGGCGGCACGGCCACCAGCCCGGCCTTCTCACTGGGGGAGATCCGGACCTGGCTGCTCTCCCACGGCGACGGCAGGAAGCTCCCGCCCGACGAATGGCTCTGGCAGGACCTGCGGGCCGTCGCGGACGACGACGAGCTCGCCGACCTGATCGCCGACCTCGGCGCGTTCCTCGCCTACACGCACCGCAGGGGCGGCGACTGGACGGACCTCGCGGCCGGCGACGACGCGACCGTCGCGGCCAAGCTCCCCGGAAGGGTGCGCGAGGTCATCGGAGCCTTCCCCGCGTCCCTGGCCGCCGACGCGGTGCCCCTGATCCGTTCCATCGCCGCACTCGCCGCCGAGCGCGGCGCCCCGGACGCCTTCGAGTTCCTGTGTGAACGCTACTTCGAGGTGCACTCCCGGCGGGTCTATCTCACCCCTCCCGAGATCGTCGCGCTGAGCCTGGACCTGGCCGAGATCGACGCCCGGACCGATGCTCGGACCGTCTACGACACCCGGAGCGACGCCGGGAGCGACGCGGGCTCCGCCGCCTGGACCGTCTTCGACCCCGCCTGCGGGGCCGGCGGCTTCCTCGTCGGCGCGCTGGATCGTCTGCCCGGGGCCAGGGTCACCGGCCAGGACGCCGACCGGACCACCGCCCGGCTCACCGCCGTACGGCTCGCGCTGTGCACCGAGAACGCCGACATCCGCACCGGTGACTCCCTGCGCGCCGACGCCTTCCCCGGCGATTCGGCCGACGTGGTGGTGAGCAACCCGCCGTTCAACGACCGGGGCTGGGGCTACGAGGAACTGACCGCCGACCCCCGCTGGGAGTACGGCCTGCCGCCCCGGATGGAGTCGGAGCTCGCCTGGGTCCAGCACGCGCTCGCCCATCTCAAGGCCGACGGCATCGCCGTCCTGCTGATGCCGCCCGCCGTCGGCAACCGCCGGTCAGGCCGCCGGATCCGCGCCCAGCTCCTGCGCCGCGGCGCACTGCGCGCCGTCGTCGCACTCCCCGCGGGCAGCGTCCCCAACGTCGCGGTCGCCCTGACACTCTGGATCCTGCGCAGACCCGCCGAGGCCCGCACCCCCAGCCACGTCCTGATGGTCGACACCTCCGCACATCCGGACGACTACGCCGAGGTGGCCACCGCGGCCTGGCGGGAGTTCACCGAGGGGCGCGAGCTGGACGAGCCCGGGGTGAGCCGTTCGGTTCCGCTCGTCGACCTGCTGGACGACGAGGTCGACCTGACCCCCGCCAGATACCTGTCCACGGCCTCCGAGGACCTGTCGCCCGAACGGGTCACCGGGGCTCGCAACCGTGTGGTGGACCTGCTCCGCGTCCTGGCCGAGCTGGTCCCCGCCACCACCACCGAGCCTCGGGATCTCACCCTGGTGCCACTCTCGGAGCTCCTGCGGCGCGGCATGCTCACCGTCCACCAGCAGGCCCCGACCCGTCCGGGTGAGACCTCGGAGGTCCCCGACGACTCAACCGTCCTCACCGCCGAAGACGTCGTCGCAGGCAGACCAGCCTCGGGGAAGACTCCCGAGCGCGCGGTGCAGCGGGAGATCCTCACCCGGCCGGGCGACGTCGCGGTGCCCCAGGTCGTGCGCGTCCCCGTCGCCAGGGTCCTCACCCAGGGAGGCGCCGTGCTCGGCACCCAGCTCCACCTCCTGCGGCCCGACCCGGCGATGCTCGACCCCGACTTCCTGGCGGGTTTCCTCTGCAGTTCCAGCAATCTGCGGCATTACAGCTCCATGTCCACCAATATTCGAGTAGACGTACGGCGTGCGGAGGTGCCGTTGCTGCCGATCGAGGAGCAGCGGGCGTACGGCGAGGCGTTCCGGCGCCTGGCGGCGTTCGAGTCCGCGCTGCGCCAGGCGGCCGAGCTGGGTGAGAACCTGATCCAGCTGACAGCCGACGGCCTGACCCACGGCAGCGTCCGGCCGTACAACGACAACGATGTGAAGGGAAACCCGTGA
- a CDS encoding ribonuclease HI, translated as MITSPMRIDEFRAGVALLPADLATRAEALKLYATRRPGCPDCESACDSVRLAFSAASFGDLPAAGRLLTAAERSARLTSHAAGCGRGGLRSVRGVPGNHGQVARRWATTGPLTAATDASWKSRICGIGYVTSEGCWGLRGWSVDRHDPTGPSKVLVNELRAVDLLLRAVGRPDVLLVDSLWALSFLHAWQRGDTEHLPEGYDLRPRRNGPPALVRLAEHVAELDGLTFQHVKGHSGHLLNEAADSLASIARRAVTERFDATGRAGGLVSSFLSSWHQPPVAA; from the coding sequence GTGATCACCTCCCCCATGCGCATCGACGAGTTCCGAGCAGGCGTCGCGCTGCTCCCGGCCGACCTGGCGACCCGCGCCGAGGCGCTCAAGCTCTACGCGACACGCCGCCCCGGCTGCCCTGACTGCGAGAGCGCCTGCGACTCCGTCCGCCTTGCCTTCAGCGCCGCGTCCTTCGGAGACCTCCCGGCGGCCGGACGGCTGCTCACCGCTGCGGAACGGAGTGCCCGGCTGACCTCGCACGCGGCCGGATGCGGGCGCGGAGGCCTGCGGTCGGTCAGGGGTGTGCCCGGAAACCACGGCCAGGTGGCGCGGCGCTGGGCCACGACGGGACCGCTGACGGCCGCCACCGACGCCAGCTGGAAGAGCAGGATCTGCGGGATCGGCTACGTCACGAGCGAGGGCTGCTGGGGCCTGCGCGGCTGGAGCGTGGACCGGCACGACCCCACAGGTCCCTCCAAGGTCCTGGTCAACGAGCTTCGGGCGGTCGACCTGCTGCTCCGGGCCGTGGGCAGGCCCGACGTCCTGCTGGTGGACAGTCTCTGGGCCCTGAGCTTCCTGCACGCCTGGCAGCGCGGTGACACCGAGCACCTGCCCGAGGGCTACGACCTACGGCCCCGGCGGAACGGGCCGCCGGCCCTGGTCCGGCTCGCCGAGCACGTCGCCGAACTGGACGGGCTCACCTTCCAGCACGTCAAGGGGCATTCGGGGCACCTGCTCAACGAAGCGGCCGACTCGCTGGCCTCCATCGCCCGCCGAGCGGTCACCGAGAGGTTCGACGCCACCGGCCGGGCCGGCGGCCTCGTCTCCTCCTTCCTGTCCTCCTGGCACCAGCCCCCGGTGGCCGCCTGA
- a CDS encoding DUF2332 domain-containing protein: MSQERAAVMVKHQARGCAELGSPLYAFLLERVARDVREGGPCAQALAGYGDAPGPDAVALRLLGGVHALALTGRAPDLAACYPSTGGVFDPDRPEPCWQAFRAAVTTEMEWVRDWMTRPPQTNEVGRANLLVTGLLRASQTWPLPVRLLELGSSAGLNLRADRFRYVSEGFAWGPADSPVLLEDAWRGIPPAWLVEAAARRPALTVVERRGCDVTPIDPLSSGGALALRAYIWPDQAARAARLEGALRLAEQVPAEVDAVGAADFLADVRPDPGTLTVVWHSIMRQYVPAAEWARVERELDRLAEAATAETGFAHVSFEPRRVGERHRFRLAVRLGGAAEQVLAEAPPHGLPAREVTTA; this comes from the coding sequence ATGTCCCAGGAGCGTGCCGCCGTCATGGTCAAGCACCAGGCGCGCGGCTGCGCCGAGCTCGGCTCACCGCTGTACGCGTTCCTGTTGGAACGGGTGGCCCGGGATGTCCGTGAGGGAGGTCCCTGCGCGCAGGCGCTCGCCGGATACGGGGACGCTCCCGGACCCGACGCCGTGGCGCTGCGACTGCTGGGCGGTGTGCACGCCCTCGCCCTCACCGGCCGGGCGCCCGACCTGGCCGCCTGCTACCCGAGCACGGGCGGTGTCTTCGACCCGGACCGGCCGGAGCCGTGCTGGCAGGCCTTCCGAGCGGCCGTCACCACCGAGATGGAGTGGGTCCGTGACTGGATGACCCGGCCGCCGCAGACCAACGAGGTCGGCCGGGCCAACCTGCTGGTCACCGGGCTGCTGCGGGCCTCTCAGACCTGGCCGTTGCCGGTCAGGCTGCTGGAGCTGGGCTCCAGCGCCGGGCTCAACCTGCGAGCCGACCGGTTCCGCTACGTCTCCGAGGGCTTCGCCTGGGGTCCGGCCGACTCGCCGGTCCTGCTGGAGGACGCCTGGCGGGGTATCCCGCCCGCCTGGCTGGTGGAGGCGGCCGCCCGGCGGCCGGCCCTGACCGTCGTCGAACGGCGCGGCTGCGACGTGACGCCCATCGACCCGCTGTCCTCCGGCGGGGCGCTGGCCCTGCGGGCCTACATCTGGCCGGACCAGGCCGCCCGCGCGGCGCGACTGGAGGGTGCCCTGCGGCTGGCCGAACAGGTGCCGGCCGAGGTCGACGCCGTCGGCGCGGCCGACTTCCTGGCGGATGTCCGACCGGATCCGGGCACGCTCACCGTGGTCTGGCACTCGATCATGCGCCAGTACGTCCCGGCTGCCGAGTGGGCGCGGGTGGAGCGGGAACTGGACCGGCTGGCGGAGGCCGCCACGGCGGAGACGGGCTTCGCCCATGTCTCCTTCGAGCCGCGCAGGGTCGGCGAGCGGCACCGCTTCCGGCTGGCCGTACGGCTCGGCGGAGCGGCCGAGCAGGTCTTGGCGGAGGCGCCCCCGCACGGCCTCCCGGCCCGCGAGGTCACCACCGCCTGA
- a CDS encoding IS630 family transposase yields MLGTAVVLWTRALVAMVIAAWFGIGLSVAAAGRLLRGLGLSPQCPAYRALRRDPAAITEWTTVAFPAICRQACARGAVVVFADEMSMRVDHRCGTTWGLVGQTPVVSAGAGRRSVKMFSAVGADGTLRYRLGHGAMDRWAFLGFCAQLLRTITGPIVLIVDGSSIHTARAVGDFVARTGGRLRLVFLPAYAPELNPDEWINQNVKARVARQAVADEHELAAAMHRSMRRLQKRPDIVRAFFADPHLAYISP; encoded by the coding sequence GTGCTGGGCACGGCCGTTGTGCTGTGGACGCGGGCGCTGGTGGCGATGGTGATCGCGGCCTGGTTCGGGATCGGCCTGTCGGTGGCGGCGGCCGGACGGCTGCTGCGCGGGCTGGGCCTGTCGCCACAGTGTCCGGCCTACCGGGCGCTGCGGCGTGATCCGGCGGCCATCACCGAGTGGACGACGGTGGCCTTCCCCGCGATCTGCCGCCAGGCCTGCGCGCGGGGAGCGGTGGTGGTGTTCGCCGACGAGATGAGCATGCGTGTCGATCACCGCTGCGGCACCACCTGGGGGCTAGTGGGGCAGACGCCGGTCGTGTCGGCCGGGGCGGGCCGCCGGTCGGTGAAGATGTTCTCGGCGGTAGGGGCCGACGGCACGCTGCGCTACCGGCTGGGACACGGCGCGATGGACCGGTGGGCGTTCCTCGGGTTCTGCGCGCAGCTGCTGCGCACCATCACCGGGCCGATCGTTTTGATCGTCGACGGCTCGTCGATCCATACCGCCCGAGCGGTCGGTGATTTCGTCGCGCGCACCGGCGGGCGGCTGCGTTTGGTCTTCTTGCCCGCGTATGCGCCGGAGCTCAACCCCGATGAGTGGATCAACCAAAACGTCAAGGCCCGGGTGGCGCGCCAGGCGGTCGCCGATGAGCACGAGCTGGCCGCGGCCATGCACCGCAGCATGCGCCGGCTGCAAAAGCGTCCCGACATCGTCCGGGCCTTCTTCGCCGACCCGCATCTGGCCTACATCAGCCCGTAA
- a CDS encoding helix-turn-helix domain-containing protein yields the protein MAVGDRVLAGTCLEYGQKRSQSDVRGEVFALRLLEQGMSPDRVADALGVGRESVFRWKRQARSGGTKALRIKKAPGRPRRLTPGQEQTIKAVVRDVTPVRCWARPLCCGRGRWWRW from the coding sequence GTGGCGGTGGGAGATCGAGTTCTGGCGGGGACATGCTTGGAGTATGGCCAGAAAAGGTCGCAGAGCGACGTTCGAGGAGAAGTCTTCGCCCTCCGGTTGCTGGAACAGGGCATGTCACCGGATCGGGTGGCTGATGCGCTGGGAGTAGGCCGCGAATCGGTGTTTCGGTGGAAACGCCAGGCGCGATCGGGCGGCACCAAGGCGCTGCGGATCAAGAAGGCTCCGGGCAGGCCACGGCGGCTCACCCCCGGCCAGGAACAGACCATCAAGGCGGTGGTCCGTGACGTCACCCCCGTCAGGTGCTGGGCACGGCCGTTGTGCTGTGGACGCGGGCGCTGGTGGCGATGGTGA